From a single Paraburkholderia sp. D15 genomic region:
- a CDS encoding peptidylprolyl isomerase has protein sequence MAIMKKLRLATLTAGLAAVASFLSVAPVQAQALAGVGNGQTVDTIAAVVNNGVITQRELDDRMGLITRRLNQQNAPVPPMDQLRQQVLNQMVLERIQLQKAKEDNINVDDAAVQKTLERLAQSNNLPLEVYRSRIEAQGVPWDTFKKDARTELTLSRLREKEVDSKIVVSDAEVANYIASQRGPNAGLTSDLHMQHIFLKAPLNASETDIEAAQKKAQALLAEAKGGANFEKLAKANSQAPDASKGGDTGYVQPSKLPPEFVKAASSLRPGEINPDVIRTNDGFEVVRLVDRRTGQGSASDAPKLVQTHVRHILLRVGDGMSEPQARQKLLEIKNEIAAGGDFAKFAHTYSQDGSSSQGGDLGWISPGETVPEFERAMNSLQDGQISDPVRSEYGYHLIQVLGRRDAEGSVAQQMDLARQAIGQRKAEQAYADWLRELRDTAYVEVKPTLSSAQ, from the coding sequence GTGGCAATCATGAAAAAGCTTCGCTTGGCAACGCTCACGGCTGGTCTTGCCGCCGTGGCGTCTTTCCTGTCGGTTGCGCCGGTTCAGGCGCAGGCGCTGGCCGGCGTCGGTAACGGCCAGACGGTCGATACCATTGCCGCGGTGGTCAACAACGGTGTCATCACGCAGCGCGAGCTCGACGATCGCATGGGACTGATCACGCGCCGGCTGAATCAGCAGAACGCGCCGGTCCCGCCGATGGACCAGTTGCGTCAGCAGGTGCTGAACCAGATGGTGCTCGAACGCATCCAGTTGCAGAAGGCGAAGGAAGACAACATCAATGTCGACGACGCCGCCGTGCAGAAAACGCTCGAACGGCTCGCGCAGTCGAACAACCTGCCGCTCGAGGTCTACCGCTCGCGGATCGAGGCGCAAGGCGTGCCTTGGGACACCTTCAAGAAAGACGCGCGCACCGAGCTCACGCTGTCGCGTCTGCGCGAGAAGGAAGTGGACAGCAAGATCGTGGTGTCGGACGCCGAGGTGGCGAACTACATCGCCAGTCAGCGCGGCCCGAACGCCGGCCTGACGAGCGATCTGCACATGCAGCACATTTTCCTGAAGGCGCCGCTGAACGCGTCGGAAACGGATATCGAAGCGGCGCAGAAGAAGGCTCAGGCCCTGCTTGCCGAAGCCAAGGGCGGCGCGAACTTCGAGAAGCTCGCGAAGGCCAATTCGCAGGCGCCGGATGCGTCCAAGGGTGGCGATACCGGCTACGTGCAGCCGTCGAAGCTGCCGCCTGAGTTCGTCAAGGCCGCGTCCTCGCTGCGTCCGGGCGAAATCAATCCGGACGTGATCCGCACCAACGACGGCTTCGAAGTCGTGCGTCTGGTCGATCGCCGCACGGGTCAAGGCAGCGCCTCGGACGCGCCGAAGCTCGTGCAGACGCACGTGCGCCACATCCTGCTGCGCGTCGGCGACGGCATGTCGGAGCCGCAGGCGCGTCAGAAGCTGCTGGAGATCAAGAACGAAATCGCCGCGGGCGGCGACTTCGCGAAGTTCGCACACACGTATTCGCAGGACGGCTCGTCGTCGCAAGGCGGCGATCTCGGCTGGATCAGCCCGGGCGAAACGGTGCCGGAATTCGAGCGCGCGATGAACAGCCTGCAGGACGGCCAGATCAGCGATCCGGTGCGCAGCGAGTACGGCTACCACCTGATCCAGGTGCTGGGCCGCCGCGACGCCGAAGGCTCGGTCGCACAGCAGATGGACCTCGCGCGCCAGGCGATCGGTCAGCGCAAGGCGGAACAGGCTTACGCCGACTGGCTGCGTGAGTTGCGCGACACCGCGTACGTGGAAGTGAAACCCACGCTGTCGAGCGCGCAGTAA
- the pdxA gene encoding 4-hydroxythreonine-4-phosphate dehydrogenase PdxA: MTNAAPSSAVHIAITTGEPAGVGPELTVQALAGAAAHWPHAQFTVLGDAALLAARARAVGVDWTALQADGKRIRVQHRPLGAPVQAGKLDAANGRYVLDLLDSAIDGAVAGSFDAIVTAPLQKSTINDAGVPFTGHTEYLAERTHTPRVVMMLAGTGKRPLRVALATTHLPLKDVSAALSVEGIVETLRIIDHDLRHHFGLPAPRILVTGLNPHAGENGYLGREEIEVITPALKLANGQGIDAPGPYPADTLFQPRYLDQADCVLAMFHDQGLPVLKYATFGEGINVTLGLPIIRTSVDHGTALDLAGTGRADAGSLIAAIETAVSMARHRRAG, translated from the coding sequence ATGACGAACGCCGCCCCGTCCAGCGCCGTGCACATCGCGATCACGACCGGCGAACCCGCCGGCGTCGGTCCCGAGTTGACCGTGCAGGCGCTCGCCGGCGCGGCGGCGCACTGGCCGCACGCGCAATTCACCGTGCTGGGCGACGCGGCGCTGCTCGCCGCGCGCGCGCGGGCGGTCGGCGTCGACTGGACCGCGTTGCAGGCGGACGGCAAACGCATCCGCGTGCAGCACCGGCCGCTCGGCGCGCCCGTGCAGGCAGGCAAGCTGGACGCCGCCAACGGCCGCTACGTGCTCGATCTGCTCGATAGCGCGATCGACGGCGCGGTGGCCGGCAGCTTCGACGCGATCGTCACTGCGCCGCTGCAAAAAAGCACCATCAACGATGCCGGTGTGCCGTTCACCGGCCACACCGAATACCTCGCCGAGCGCACGCACACGCCGCGCGTGGTGATGATGCTGGCGGGCACCGGCAAGCGGCCGCTGCGCGTCGCGCTCGCCACCACGCATCTGCCGCTCAAGGACGTGTCGGCGGCGTTGTCCGTCGAAGGCATCGTCGAGACGCTGCGTATCATCGATCACGATCTGCGACACCACTTCGGTTTGCCGGCGCCGCGCATCCTCGTGACGGGCCTCAATCCGCATGCGGGCGAAAACGGCTACCTGGGCCGCGAGGAAATCGAGGTCATCACGCCGGCGCTGAAACTCGCGAACGGGCAGGGCATCGACGCGCCGGGTCCGTATCCGGCCGACACGCTGTTCCAGCCGCGTTATCTGGATCAGGCCGACTGCGTGCTGGCCATGTTTCACGATCAGGGCCTGCCGGTGCTGAAGTACGCGACGTTCGGCGAAGGCATCAACGTCACGCTGGGCTTGCCGATCATCCGCACGTCGGTCGATCACGGCACCGCGCTGGATCTCGCGGGCACGGGCCGCGCCGACGCGGGCAGTCTGATCGCCGCGATCGAAACCGCGGTGTCGATGGCGCGGCATCGCCGCGCGGGTTGA